TTTCTTCTAAGCGTTTCTGTGTTTGTTCAAATACTTGCATACTAATGATTGGAGGGTGGCAATTTTCAATCGCAATTTCATCTCTCATATGTTTGGTTGTTTTATTGGTGAAAAGGTCTTTTGTTCGAACCCTCGTCAGTTTGTTACCGGTATAGGTCACGTTCGTTAGAATATGTTTTACAGTTGATCCTCTCCACAGGTCTTTGCCTACTGATGTCTTTATCCCTTGGTTTATTAATTCTCGTGCTATTTCAGCCATGGTCATCCCCTGTAAAAACCAGTCAAAGATACGGCGAACAATTACTGCCCCTTCTTCGCTAATTTGAAGGGTATTTCGTCCATCTACTTTCACCACATCATAACCAAGCATCTTATTGTACCGAGGGATGCCTTTCTTGAAGTTCTTTTCAAATCCCCACCTGGTTGATGTTGAAATGGTCTCGATTTCTTCTTGAGCAAGGGCTGCATACGTACTTAGAAGAAATTTATTATATTGGACGGATGTATCAATATGCTCTTTCTCAAACCGTAAAAAGTAGTTTCGTAGTGTTTAAGAACGTGCCTGAAACCCGCATAAAATCGGGGTTTGTTGAAAGCTGATTGTGTATCGTACATTTTCGTTTAGGCTTTTCTCGCAAATTAAAACACCGGATAAACACCAACTATTTCTCTAAAAGTACACTTTTTAAGAAAAAATGTGCTGCAAGGCTTCTTTCCCCTTACAGCACACTCGAATTTGCCTAGTGTACCCGCTTGGAGCACACTTTTTTTTGCATATTTTCGTTCATTGTTTCACCACAAGTATGATTTACTTCTCTTGAACTCGCCTTTCGTGTTGCAAAAATTCCTCGGCTTCACTAAGACGCAAATCCCAATATTTTTGCAATAGGGATATGATTTTCTCATCTTCAACTTCTGCTTCACAAAGAGCCGCAACTGCTTTTTCAATTCCAATTACTCTTTCTTCAAAGGCAGCTTGATCTAACCTTGCGTAGTTATCCTCCCTTATACGTTCCAAAACTTCCCTACCAAATCCTGAAATAGAATCTTTAAAAGTACGTGCCATATCTGTTCCTCCTTAACCATGGTTTTTGTATTAAATTGATTTTATCACATAGTCCTAATCCCAAATTTGAAAAATAATTTCATATCACCCCATCCAAGGCATCGCTGATGGCTGTTGCTACCTTCTCGGCTGTGGAGTTATAAACATGGGCGTAAATATCCTCGGTAGTTTTTGTTTCGAATGCCCTAGGTGCTCTGAGATGAACTTGACCGGCACCCCCGCATTGATGAGTAGTGAAGCATTGGCATGGCGCAAGTCGTGAACGTGTATGTCTGGCAAGTCATGCTTATTCAACAGCTTCTTCAATGTTGAGTTGAGATAAACCCCACTAATGTATTCTCCTTCCATGCCAGTTACCACCGCTCCTCGTTCAATCCATTTTGACCCTAGCGACTCTTTGTATTTTTCTTGCCACTTTTTATGCTCTTTTAAAATGGTAATGAGTTCAGCGGGTATCGCAATCATCCTTAAACTTGATTTGGTCTTTGGTGTTGACAGCTTGTACTGCCCGTCAGCCCGGTAAAGGGTGTAGCGAACATGAAGGGTTCCCTTTTCTAGATCAACATCTTTCCAGTGAAGCCCACAAAGTTCGCCCGACCGCATACCGGTGTACATTAGCGTAGTCAGTGCTACTCTCGCATTGTTGTTGGGTATTTCCTCAAGATATTTTAGAAGCTGCTTGCATTGTTTATCATCAAGGAACAGTTTTTCTTTTTCTGTCCCCCTTGGCGAAGTGGCATGTACCACCGGGTTCTTCCATATAATATCCTTCTTAAGTGCGGTGCTAAAAATCGATGATGTGGCGGTTCTGACTCTGGCAATGGAAGTGCTGTCAATTCCTTTTTCTTCATCGGGTCTTTCTTCCTCGACAAATAGATCGTTCAGCTTTTTGCCAAATGCTCCTGCAATCTTCTCTGCGGTTGGCTTGCTCACACGACCGCCTCTTGCCGCTGTTTTGATGGTATTCAGATTAAGACCAGCCTTTCTTGCGGTGGGCCTTCTTGTCCCGTCACCAAGCAATGATGGGTCTTTCATAATATAGAACCTGCTGATTTTCCCCCTCTTGTGCAGGTGGTTCAGCATTTCATCAATTCTAGCTGTTGTGATGTCCTTGAGTTTCAAATGCCCAATGTATGGTAATACATAAGCCTTCATCAATTCCTTATTGGTATATAGGGTTCTTTCCTTTAACTTGTGTGGTGCAATCTGTTCAAAGTACCATTCGCACAACTCGGAAAACCTCATGTTCTCATTGAAGTTTGTCATTCCCATGCATTTCTTTTCGAATTCATAGGCAAAGGCTGTCGCTAATTTTTCCGCTTTTTTCTCCGTGACGTTTGGCGGTGGTGTAAATGTGGTGGTCTTTCTGATTTGCTTGCCTTCCATATTATAGCCAAGAGAAACCATGATTCTGTAGGTATCCCCCCGCTTTTTGATACTTGGCATTTCGTTTCCTCCTTCCTAGAGAGAATTCATTTCTCTTATGGTATCTATCACTCTAACGGTGTTATAAAGCAAGTATATAAACACCAAAATGTGCGGTAATTTTCTCTAGTCTTCACGCCGTATTCCCCGTTTTTCGAGCTCATTAATAATGAATTCCTGTACATAAGTGATCAAATCCCATGCCCAGTAGCCTTCAACATTTAAACCCGGCATCATCTTTTCCTTCTCGTCTGGTGACATCTGGGCCAGCTTTTTTAAATTCTCCATCTTTAGCGACAAGTCTTCTAGAAAACGATAAAAGTCCACATCTGATAAAAGCTCATCTAACACCGGTACGACTTGTGAACAAGATCCAAATTTATCTGTATCATGTGCCCTTTTAATAAGATTGACCGCTCCTTCTGATAAACCAAGGATTTTATGTACCTCCTTGTTCTCAGAACTAACCCCTGTCAGTAGATAGTCCACAGACACATCAAAATATTTCGCAATCTTATAAAGGTTTTCTGCTGTTGGCTGCGTAGACCCATCCATATACAAACTAACGGTCTGTGGTCGGATACCAATAGTTTTAGCCAGTGCCTTTTGTGTGGTCTTCTCACCTGTGTGAGGATGTTCTTCCATCATGCTTCGTAAGGTTACGGCGAAAATATTATCGTACCCTTTAAATTGAATTTCCACTGAACTTACCTCCGTTTTTACGTTTTACTTGAACTTTATTATTCTAGTTCTATTCTACTTGTTATTTCGTTTTATCTGAATTACCATAATAATAACAAGTAAATCGCAATACTTCAAGCGAAAGTAAAGCGAAACAGAATTTTAAGAAGGAGGTATGTTTCATGGACAAACAGTCACTTGAAGCCGCTGCGAGGGAAGAACGATTGAAATACTTCCGGGAGTGGCGCCGTAATAACGCTGACAAGGTGAAAAAGCACAACAAGAACTACTGGCTTAAAAAGGCAGAGAAAAAACTCAAGGAGGAGAAAGCCCGTGTCGGAAAACAAGAAACCAACCATGCTGACCGTAAGGGAAACGGCTAAAACAGGCATCCTCCCTGAACACGCCTTAAGGCTTCTACTGAAAGCAGGCAAGCTTCCCGCTATCTTCGTGGGCAAGAAGGCATACATCAATTATGAAAAATTATGCGAACAACTCAGCCAACTTGATGGCTCAGATAAACCGGAAGGAGATGATATTTATGGATATCAAAATCGAATGTAAGAACTGCGATCATGTTGCCACAGTTGATGTAAACGGATTGATTAAATCCATGCATGACAGCATCGACAATGATTCCATCTATGCTGGATTTCTTTGCAAGACATGTGCAGATGAACTTTTTGATGAAGACTAAACAAAGAGGAGGTCGGCGGCTATGGAAATCAACGAATTAAAACAACAAAAGATTTGGGTATGTTGGCGTTATGAAATGCAAAAAGGCCGCCGTACCAAAGTCTCATACAACACCAAAGGCTATAAAACTGGCACTACAGAGGAGTATCAGTCTCAATGGACAACCTTTGATAAAGCTAGTGAAGCTGTAGAGCTTCATCAATTTGATGGTGTAGGTCTTGTCCTTCCATCTGGTATTGCTGGAATTGATATTGACAATATCGGTGCTGATAGTGAATTAGCTCAAGAAGTTAGAGTGCTGATGAACACCTATGAAAAACTTCTCCAAGTGGCCAAGGCACCCATCACCTTTTTGAGGTGGATATCAATCAGATACCAGTTTCAATAAATAGTAACTTCATTAAGAAGCTGTCCAAAGATTACTACAGCAAGAACCCACACAACCAGATGGAAATTTACATCGGCGGACTAACTAG
This genomic stretch from Metabacillus sp. B2-18 harbors:
- a CDS encoding site-specific integrase, which gives rise to MPSIKKRGDTYRIMVSLGYNMEGKQIRKTTTFTPPPNVTEKKAEKLATAFAYEFEKKCMGMTNFNENMRFSELCEWYFEQIAPHKLKERTLYTNKELMKAYVLPYIGHLKLKDITTARIDEMLNHLHKRGKISRFYIMKDPSLLGDGTRRPTARKAGLNLNTIKTAARGGRVSKPTAEKIAGAFGKKLNDLFVEEERPDEEKGIDSTSIARVRTATSSIFSTALKKDIIWKNPVVHATSPRGTEKEKLFLDDKQCKQLLKYLEEIPNNNARVALTTLMYTGMRSGELCGLHWKDVDLEKGTLHVRYTLYRADGQYKLSTPKTKSSLRMIAIPAELITILKEHKKWQEKYKESLGSKWIERGAVVTGMEGEYISGVYLNSTLKKLLNKHDLPDIHVHDLRHANASLLINAGVPVKFISEHLGHSKQKLPRIFTPMFITPQPRR
- a CDS encoding phosphatase; the protein is MDKQSLEAAAREERLKYFREWRRNNADKVKKHNKNYWLKKAEKKLKEEKARVGKQETNHADRKGNG
- a CDS encoding helix-turn-helix domain-containing protein → MEIQFKGYDNIFAVTLRSMMEEHPHTGEKTTQKALAKTIGIRPQTVSLYMDGSTQPTAENLYKIAKYFDVSVDYLLTGVSSENKEVHKILGLSEGAVNLIKRAHDTDKFGSCSQVVPVLDELLSDVDFYRFLEDLSLKMENLKKLAQMSPDEKEKMMPGLNVEGYWAWDLITYVQEFIINELEKRGIRRED